The nucleotide window GCGACATCCCAACACCTTTTAAAACTTTGTCAGGTTTGACCTCTCACCCCTGATTGCCTTCCTGTTTACTGGTCTCCTGGACCAATGCACTCGTATAAGTTTCCCCTACTCCTCTTACGGCTGACCTCTAAATATGTCAGCCTCTGCTTTTGGTTCATTTCCCTTGTTATTAATTGCTTCATCACCACCTTCCTCGTCCTCACCTGCTCTTCCCAGCATTCTCAAGGGCCAGAGCAGACCGTGTTGGTGTTGGACAGGTTCTGGGTTTGGGCAGCAAGGAGAACTCTTTTCCTTGGTGAGGAAGTAAAGCAAGGCGTTTAGCCAGGCGTTGAACGAGGCTAATGGTCTCGTGATTTTGTAACAGATTGAGACCATTCGCATGGTGGTGCATTCTACGCGGTTTGTCACTTTCAGAATCAAGAAAATGGTGCGGGTGACATGGAAAGGGAAGAAGCACAGGGCGAAAAggagggtgatggtgatgatggtttTGATTGATTTTCGGCGTCTGTGCACATACGGGGAATGTGCGCCCAGAATGATTGACATTCCCTCCGCCCCAGACATCATGCCGCCTCCACGGCCCCCTGCCCCGCCGCTCTTTTCCGAGCAGGGCTGGGATCGCAGGGTCCTAAAGATAGTCAAGACCACACGTGAGTAGCACCAGGCGATAATGCTGAACGGCAGAAAAAACCCTAGCAGGTGCAGTGTTATTCCATAGGGCACGTAGTCCTGGAACTCCTTGTCGATGGCGTCGTCCCAGCAGTTCTGGAACCCGTCCGCCTCGCCGTTGGCGCTGCCCCCGTTGGCAGCCGGCCCGGAGCcggccccctcccctcccctgggcAGGTACTGCGTCTGGGCGAAGCGGAAGATGGGGCAGGTGAGCGCAAACACCGCTGCCCACACCACGACGCAGGTGCCTTTCACGGCCCGCTTGGTCTCCAGGGTGATGGTTTTCATAGGGTGGCAGATGCCCAGGTAGCGGTGCACGGAGATGCACGTGAGGAAGAAGATGCTGCAGTAGAGGTTGAAGTAGAAGAGGAAGCGCACCAGGCGACACATGAAGTCCCCAAACACCCAGTTGTCTTGCATGATGTAGCTGGCCACCAGGAAAGGCAGCGAGAGGCCGTACATGAAGTCAGTGGAGGCCAAGTTTACCATGTAGATGAGGGAGGCGTTCCAGCGCTTGGTGTGACGGAACGAGCGGTACAAGACTATAAAGTTCAGGGTTATGCTAAAGATGAACGTGAACGAGTAGCAGATTGGGAGAAATATGTACTTGTACGACTCGTCGATGTTGCAAGGGGGAGGAAGGGATTGGTTAAGAGATGAGACGTTCACATCTCCCTCCCTGTTGAGCAGGTCCACACTCATGCCGGATGTCATGTTCACCTTGTTCTCTCACGTTTGCTGGCAGAAGATCTCAGTCTCATCGTTCTATCTCTTGAGCTTTGACTCCAAGTTCCACATCCTGCTCTTGACCTCCGTCTGCCTGTCCCTTGTAGATCCAAGATAGGTGAACCTGAAGCAGCAAGATAAACAAATAACCGTTATCGTCGACTAAATAACGTTCCTATTACGTGATAAGCGTGCAGTGTTTATTATTCATCTTGTTTATTGACTCTACCTCCGCTTACCTACCCCATGTATCCCCCCCATTCACTTTCTTTCACAATCTCTGGTTTTGTTTGCAATACCCTGTGAGTATATGCTGCTGATTCAGTCGCTTTACACTCCATTAACTCTTCAATCAGTAACCACACTTCCCCTGGATATGGTCATCCCACTATGCATCCTCTTCACTGCTCCTCCATTGCCCTAACCCTCATa belongs to Sardina pilchardus chromosome 16, fSarPil1.1, whole genome shotgun sequence and includes:
- the si:dkey-6n21.13 gene encoding P2Y purinoceptor 3; the encoded protein is MTSGMSVDLLNREGDVNVSSLNQSLPPPCNIDESYKYIFLPICYSFTFIFSITLNFIVLYRSFRHTKRWNASLIYMVNLASTDFMYGLSLPFLVASYIMQDNWVFGDFMCRLVRFLFYFNLYCSIFFLTCISVHRYLGICHPMKTITLETKRAVKGTCVVVWAAVFALTCPIFRFAQTQYLPRGGEGAGSGPAANGGSANGEADGFQNCWDDAIDKEFQDYVPYGITLHLLGFFLPFSIIAWCYSRVVLTIFRTLRSQPCSEKSGGAGGRGGGMMSGAEGMSIILGAHSPYVHRRRKSIKTIITITLLFALCFFPFHVTRTIFLILKVTNRVECTTMRMVSICYKITRPLASFNAWLNALLYFLTKEKSSPCCPNPEPVQHQHGLLWPLRMLGRAGEDEEGGDEAINNKGNEPKAEADIFRGQP